One window of the Eucalyptus grandis isolate ANBG69807.140 chromosome 8, ASM1654582v1, whole genome shotgun sequence genome contains the following:
- the LOC104437767 gene encoding probable 2-oxoglutarate-dependent dioxygenase AOP1 gives MSCHHFHHLCKVVHDYGKFIDEMEKVVFRMVCESYDVEKCYDPCIDSSSYLPRFLKSNKSEGVEVSVNPAGHKDKKFLSFSHQSNIRGLDARTKDGKWFSFEPLALTFMVIAGEACVAWSNGRIKTQKRIK, from the exons ATGTCTTGCCACCATTTCCACCATCTTTG CAAAGTTGTTCATGACTATGGCAAGTTCATCGATGAGATGGAGAAAGTAGTGTTTAGGATGGTCTGCGAGAGCTACGATGTCGAGAAATGCTATGACCCTTGCATCGATTCCAGCTCGTACCTCCCACGATTCTTGAAGTCCAATAAATCGGAAGGCGTCGAGGTCAGCGTGAACCCGGCTGGTCACAAGGACAAGAAGTTTTTGTCCTTCTCGCACCAGAGCAACATTAGGGGCTTGGATGCGAGGACCAAAGATGGCAAGTGGTTCAGTTTTGAGCCCTTGGCTTTGACTTTCATGGTCATTGCCGGTGAAGCATGTGTG GCATGGAGCAATGGAAGGATCAAAACTCAGAAAAGAATCAAGTGA
- the LOC104457281 gene encoding disease resistance protein RUN1 translates to MGSFSSKEHKRSYDVMASSSSEEPKRSCDVMASSSSKKSRRGYDVFLSFRGPDVRNHFLGHLYAALDQVGIYTYIDNEELRKGEQISPALMKAIEESQIAVVIFSENYASSTWCLEELTKIMECKEKKGLMVLPVFYKVEPREVRGQKQSYGKAMGEHVVKFGKNSEQVKRWKKALYVAGCLSGWHFTDGYEARLIQQIVQEISTQLDRTALNVAKYPVGIDSRVQELKTILNLQSKDDVLMVGLWGQGGVGKTTLAKAIYNAIFREFQGASFLERIRENSKSFNDLVSLQEKLLSQVLLEKKLTVYNVGGGSQLVKDRLCSKKVLIILDDVDDACQLNALAEKCEWFGEGSRIIITTRNKQLLTSHGVDRDHIYEVKALEEGKALELLRKHAFLGNQEIEIRNNLVYQVLHYARGLPLALEVLGAFLCGRGEDEWKSTLQKIAKSPNRKINDVLKVSYDELEDDAKEIFLDIACFFKGRSMEYIKKVLDSCDFHTTIGIQVLIERCLISEEEEKIQMHDLIQLMGMDIVKEECRDDLGKCSRLWLRDDVLEVLSGDMETSAIKAIVLRLPKPAEMYIGPDAFTKMRKLRLLILLNVDNSVQGPIHLPNELRWFEWPNCGSTLEFSYGPKKLIGLDMRNSKIKVVPKQFEHETIF, encoded by the exons ATGGGTTCTTTTTCCTCCAAGGAGCACAAAAGGAGTTACGATGTaatggcttcttcttcctccgagGAGCCCAAAAGGAGTTGTGATGTaatggcttcttcttcctccaagaaGTCCAGAAGGGGTTACGATGTCTTCCTGAGTTTCAGAGGTCCAGATGTCCGCAATCACTTTCTCGGTCATCTCTACGCAGCTCTAGATCAAGTGGGTATATACACTTACATCGACAACGAAGAGCTGAGGAAGGGAGAACAAATATCACCTGCACTTATGAAAGCGATCGAGGAATCGCAAATTGCAGTTGTGATTTTCTCTGAGAACTACGCCTCTTCAACATGGTGTTTGGAAGAGCTAACGAAGatcatggagtgcaaggagAAAAAAGGCCTCATGGTCCTTCCGGTGTTTTACAAAGTAGAACCAAGAGAAGTGAGAGGGCAGAAACAGAGCTATGGAAAAGCTATGGGTGAGCATGTGGTCAAGTTCGGGAAGAATTCGGAGCAAGTAAAGAGATGGAAGAAAGCTCTCTACGTCGCTGGCTGCTTGTCCGGGTGGCATTTTACTGATGG ATATGAAGCGAGGCTTATACAACAGATCGTACAAGAGATCTCAACTCAATTGGATCGAACAGCATTAAATGTAGCCAAGTATCCGGTGGGGATAGATTCCCGAGTACAAGAGCTTAAAACAATCTTAAATCTACAATCCAAAGATGATGTTCTTATGGTGGGATTATGGGGACAAGGAGGTGTAGGGAAGACAACCCTTGCAAAAGCCATTTATAACGCTATTTTTAGGGAGTTTCAAGGTGCTAGTTTCTTGGAACGCATTcgagaaaattccaaaagtttcaATGATTTGGTttctttgcaagaaaaattgttaTCGCAGGTGTTACTGGAGAAGAAATTAACAGTCTACAATGTTGGTGGAGGAAGTCAGTTAGTTAAAGATAGGCTTTGTAGTAAGAAAGTTCTCATCATTctagatgatgttgatgatgcATGCCAATTAAATGCTTTAGCCGAAAAGTGTGAGTGGTTTGGTGAAGGAAGTAGGATAATTATCACAACAAGAAATAAGCAGCTGCTAACTTCTCATGGGGTAGATCGGGATCATATATATGAAGTTAAAGCTCTTGAGGAGGGTAAAGCTCTTGAACTTTTAAGAAAGCATGCTTTTCTAGgaaatcaagaaatagaaataagaaacaatctTGTCTATCAGGTTTTGCATTATGCAAGAGGCCTTCCTTTGGCTCTTGAGGTGTTGGGTGCTTTCTTGTGTGGTAGAGGAGAAGATGAATGGAAAAGTACCTTgcaaaaaattgccaaaagtCCTAATAGAAAGATCAATGATGTGTTAAAGGTAAGTTATGATGAATTGGAAGATGATGCAAAGGAGATTTTTTTGGACATCGCCTGTTTCTTCAAGGGGAGGAGTATGGAGTACATTAAGAAAGTTCTTGATAGTTGTGATTTTCACACGACTATTGGGATACAAGTTCTCATTGAGCGCTGCTTGATTagtgaagaggaagagaaaatacaaatgcatgacttgataCAATTAATGGGTATGGATATTGTTAAAGAAGAATGTCGTGATGATCTTGGAAAATGCAGTAGGTTATGGCTTCGTGATGATGTTCTTGAAGTTCTATCAGGAGATATG GAAACAAGTGCGATAAAAGCCATAGTCTTGCGGCTACCAAAGCCAGCAGAGATGTATATTGGTCCTGATGCTTTCACAAAGATGAGAAAGTTGAGGTTGCTTATCTTGCTTAATGTAGATAATTCTGTTCAAGGTCCCATTCATCTCCCTAATGAGTTAAGGTGGTTTGAATGGCCTAATTGTGGTTCCACCCTGGAATTTAGCTATGGTCCAAAGAAATTAATAGGACTTGATATGCGTAATAGCAAGATCAAGGTAGTGCCCAAACAATTTGAG CACGaaacaattttctaa
- the LOC120286616 gene encoding putative disease resistance protein At4g11170: MPDINGTPYLEKLDLSWCKNLECAHESIAYHGNLQFLNLSRCSKLHHFPNVLRSKNLQFLDLNFCTKLQRFPDIPDKIGGLRELYLEDTSIEELSASIENLVSLEIMDLTNCKKLAILPSSIYKLNNLGGLYLSGCSKLTKFPKKEEDLCGPHMKTGFSKLRILSLDGCNLSEVEFLQNPSCFPKLSSLDVSYCQELKEIHNIPLQLIRLSAKDCKSLSKIPSNIPHAQYVYLNSCHELLSGLTMNDLFNPQHFNPEEHYNYTGSCEFLLPGGEMPQWLLPNENGYISFTASKDLFKKIVALVICVVVCKDERIEGFELWLYALVNGKMRTGFMTSVTSSLLDHVCLRVYEVPQLWGGLEYAFGADDRSQFHIMIKAESVGTIVKKCGFRLLCKPLENDLKILLEDDQLMDPDIIYEIQNDGYQSIKNEGYRLTMSLQEWMDEFTVEKWRYSLIHPYLRIVRPGGEMPKDFVLAKDSTISFMASQEFFDKFRGLALCVVFGVEDGEKEISFDIVPHVHGQRGNVLSGTLGSFDSDHVWIQYLRSNVLWGVLEGGVDFGQFNESYLQFSIKLRVSGGTVKRLGYMLRCTPLEKDLKVMLEDNQLVDPAVLYEDGDGCPRRIAANFMRRFRERETGSQ; the protein is encoded by the exons ATGCCAGACATCAATGGTACTCCATATCTAGAGAAATTGGATCTTAGTTGGTGCAAAAACTTGGAGTGTGCCCACGAATCAATTGCATATCATGgcaatttgcaatttttgaatttgagtaGGTGCTCTAAACTTCATCATTTCCCCAATGTACTCCGGTccaagaatcttcaatttcttgatctcaatttttgcacaaaattgCAAAGATTCCCTGATATTCCAGATAAAATTGGAGGCTTGCGTGAACTTTATTTAGAGGATACTTCAATTGAGGAACTTTCTGCATCcatagaaaatcttgtctcATTGGAAATTATGGATTTAACGAATTGCAAGAAACTGGCAATCCTTCCTTCTAGCATTTACAAGTTGAACAATCTTGGAGGTTTGTACCTCAGTGGCTGCTCAAAACTAACCAAGTTTccaaagaaggaggaggactTGTGTGGTCCCCACATGAAGACGGGATTTAGTAAGTTACGGATCCTATCACTTGATGGATGCAATCTATCAGAAGTGGAATTTCTACAAAATCCTTCATGTTTTCCTAAGTTATCTTCATTGGATGTTTCATATTGCCAAGAACTAAAAGAGATCCACAATATTCCACTGCAATTGATTCGACTGTCGGCAAAAGATTGCAAATCTCTAAGTAAAATTCCCTCCAACATACCTCATGCTCAGTATGTTTACTTAAATTCATGTCATGAATTGTTAAGTGGATTGACCATGAATGATTTGTTCAACCCTCAg CATTTTAATCCCGAAGAGCATTATAATTATACTGGTAGCTGCGAATTTCTTCTACCTGGAGGAGAGATGCCACAGTGGTTACTCCCTAATGAAAATGGTTATATATCTTTCACGGCTTCAAAGGACTTATTTAAGAAGATCGTAGCGTTAGTTATCTGTGTTGTAGTCTGCAAAGATGAACGAATAGAGGGTTTCGAGTTGTGGCTATATGCACTCGTTAATGGCAAAATGAGGACGGGTTTTATGACCTCTGTCACTTCATCATTGTTGGATCATGTGTGCCTTCGGGTTTACGAAGTACCGCAGCTTTGGGGAGGACTAGAATATGCCTTTGGTGCAGATGACAGGAGTCAATTCCATATTATGATTAAAGCAGAATCGGTTGGTACAATTGTGAAAAAGTGTGGATTCCGCCTACTGTGCAAGCCACTAGAGAATGATTTGAAGATTTTGCTTGAAGATGATCAATTGATGGATCCAGATATAATTTATGAGATTCAAAATGACGGTTATCAAAGCATTAAAAATGAGGGATACAGATTAACCATGTCACTCCAAGAATGGATGGACGAATTCACAGtagag AAGTGGCGTTATTCCTTAATTCATCCTTATCTCCGAATTGTTCGCCCTGGAGGAGAGATGCCAAAAGACTTCGTCCTTGCCAAAGATAGTACCATATCTTTCATGGCTTCGCAGGAATTCTTTGACAAGTTTCGAGGATTGGCTCTCTGTGTTGTTTTCGGTGTAGAAGatggagaaaaggaaatatcTTTCGACATCGTGCCACATGTTCATGGCCAAAGGGGGAATGTGCTATCAGGTACTCTCGGTTCATTTGATTCAGATCATGTGTGGATTCAGTATCTCCGATCAAATGTGTTATGGGGAGTGTTGGAGGGAGGAGTTGATTTTGGGCAATTTAACGAGAGTTATTTACAATTTAGCATTAAACTTAGAGTATCGGGTGGAACCGTGAAAAGGTTGGGATATATGCTAAGATGCACACCACTGGAGAAAGATTTAAAGGTAATGCTTGAAGACAATCAATTAGTGGATCCAGCTGTACTTTACGAGGATGGCGATGGATGTCCACGTAGAATCGCAGCAAACTTCATGCGCAgattcagagagagagaaacaggaAGCCAGTAA